TTTCAAGGATTAGCTTTTTGTCtcccttcctttttttttctttttttcttgccCTTTTACTACTATTAGTGATTAGTAGTAACCTTAATCCTAATGATTAGGCCAACCCCTTTTAATTTCAATGGTTGAGTATGACATCATTTCATTTGGCTCTCCACTTAACCATATAAGGGAAGAACACAATGCAAGTTTTAGGTTGCTAGATAGATCACACTGGAGATCCATATAGCCGATCACAACTTATTTGGGACGGAAGCACAGTAGCAGTATTCATCAGAATCACATCTTCTCTTTCAAAAGATTGCATGAAGCATAACTCTcttttcaattattattattattattattatatgaatacatGTTCAAAGGTCCAACCAAACAGTAACTTTAATACTCGATACAAAGCTGTACAGTATGATACAACAAAAACCATAGGCAAAAGAGTAGAACTGGAAAAACGATTCACATATGTGTTGTTAGGGCCTTCGAATATGATCGAGATAATGACCACAAAGAGTAACCACAATTGTCAAAGTAACATTTACCTAATCTGTGTCTGCAGATTCTCTCCCTCCTTGATCAGCTCCAGTACCATTTGAGGATATGTTCCCCACCTGATCATCTCTTAGATCGTCTGGAGGTGAGTTAGTCTCTGAGGAATCTTCTTCCAGGGAATGTAGCTCAAGGGACCTTGTCTCTCCGTATTCAAATTCACTGGAGCCATCCTCATCAAATCGTTCAGGTGGAAGCCTCAGTACCACATTTCTCACTTGAAGTGGCTGTATTAACTCAAATTGGTGTTCTGGTGTGTGTTGCTGATTAAATCTGCCCGGGAGCTTTGAGGAGCTTTTATAACACCCTTCACAAAGGTCAAAGCCTATTTTCTCCTTGCAGTCTTTGCATTTGTATCGTTCCCCAACAATAGGACACATCTGCAGATTTCAAAGTCAGGTATATCTAGTTAGCAAAACGTAACTTCACTTGTTATTAGACTCCCTACATAAAAGTACTGTAAAAAAGGGACACATCAGGGGGCTACACTTGTAATTCCTATAGTACTGTACTGTGTAGTTTTCAAATGGAAACTTCCAACTCAAACCATATAATTGAAACTTTGATTTTCTACTCTCGAAGAAACTAATATCAAGATGCTTAAATGTAGGCTAGTCATCATTTCAATATTGCTGCACTCACACAAATCTTCTCGAAAAATTAGAAAGTTCACATCTTTAACTAGATACCTTCTTGGTTTTTagttatttcttattattaattttagacAAGTTCAGATTTCAATCTAAGAAGAATTGATTTCAGGCCACCGACAGCATATGTTATGACACATCATCTTCATAAAAAGGGCTCCACAAATAGCATGTTATACAGAGCAAGAAACTTCatattctcattttatttttgacaCTCCTTCACAGTCCTATCTCTCCAACACTGTCAAATAATACCCAGAACCAAATCATTcgcacccaagggtgtggcctagtggtcaacAAAGTGAGTTGAGAATCATAtgaggtctcaggttcaaatcTCAACCGAGACAAAAACAAcaggtgatttcttcccatttgTCCTAGCCTTGATGGACAGAGTAGAGTTACCTAGTACCTATTGTTGGTAGGTGGTGACAGGCATCCAATGAAATTAGTTGAGGTGCGCGAAAGCTGACCCGAATACCacaattattcaaaaaaaaaaaaaaaaagccatTTGCTTTTAGGCAAATAATCTCATTTGTTTTGATTGAATGAAAAGATGAAGAGCAAAACAAGATTAAAAGTGGGGAGTATGAAGACTTCCTTTTGGAAGGACTATTGGACTGGGCAACAAACTTTCCCAGATATATACATCTTATGTTTATTCAACACCAGAAGGCAACAGTGGCTGAAGATGGTCTGAACAAGAATGGAATCCGACTTTTAGGCGATTCCTAAATGATTGGGAAATGGGGAGGATAACTGAGTTTTACAGTACCATAAATGAGCACGGGAAATGGGGATGTTATGGTATGGCAGGGAAAGAATCAAGGAACTTTTAAGGTGAGAGGCTTACAAGATTTTGAGAAAAGCTAATAATCAAGTGGGCTGTTGGCCATGGAAAATTATCTGGAGAGTGAAGATCCCATTGAAAGTTGCTTGCTTATCTTGGCTTGTGGCCAAAGAAGCAGTATTGACACAGGAAAAGTTGAGAGGCATTTAAATTATGCTCCAGATGTTATTTATGTGGGGAAAGGTAGAGACAGCCAACCATCTCTTTTTTACACTGCAAATGCACAGATCATATATGGAAAATATTCATTGACCTGAGAGGAATCAGGTGGGTGATGCCAAGAAACCCAATCGAGGCACTAGCCAGTAGGGCAGAGAAGGGTCTTTTTCCAAACAAAAGGAGAGATGGAGGGTTGTATGGAGAGAAAAATCAGAGGTGTTTTGAGGATAAGCTGTGCAACATTCAGAAGCTGAAGATATTTAAACATAAATGTTTAGCTCTTTACTATATTTGGtgtaaaaagaaattttatagTACAAACTGAAGATATCTTTGATGTTCTAGATAATATGTAAGAAGAAACAAAGGAAGTTTCCTCTATTTTATTGTCTGATTTGGGGGACTATACAGTTGGTATAGTATACTTATTAATATACAGAATGTTaccattatcaaaaaaataatattctaaCGCAGTTTAAATGCTGAAAATAATCATTACTACTGTAGAAAACTGATGCCTCTTGTGAAACAACCAATCAGTAACTACAAGAAACAATGTGCTCTAGTATATTGGCCTCTCAATTTTATAGTATTGGAAACAAGTTCAAGGAAGACAAGAGAAAACCATTATCAACTTTACAGTTAAGCTGCCAAATCAACTAAATATTCTGAAACGATCCATCAGCCTCTTGTAGGCTCTCCTGACTTGTTCCTGTACAGAGATAGAAGTACAAACGAGTAGGACAACTGGAGACAAATGAAAAGAGCAATGAATCTTACCCCACAATAATCACAACCGACTCCAAAATGAATCTGTGGTCCTCCACCCGTTAACCATGCTGAAAGATCAAATTTAGGTAGTGATTTGCAGCCAGCAGCTTCATCCTGATTTCCTGTCATACCAGATAGGATCTTTTGATAAAAAGCCAATGAAAGTCGAATCAAGGCAATATCACGAAAGGTTCTACTCCCCAAGGATACTGCCAAATGCCTCATTTCACTGCTTTAGTATCCAGTGCTTCTTAAATTGGTTTACAAACTAAGTGTGATCTAATATatctcccccctccccccccacaaaaaataaaagataagtaTTTATCAACTATTAACTGTTGAGAGCAGGAGGTTCTAGAACCGGCGGTGCATGTACCAAGTACGACCAACAAGAGAACGATTTCTCTCCACCAAACTCCATCATGGAATTCCTTTGCTACACTAATAACgataaaatttttaatgagGTGAGTCACCATTATAACATAAAGGGCAGCCCAGTGCACCAAGCATTTTGCGTTAGCAGGGTCTGGGGAAGGGCCGCACCCCTGCACACAATATTCTCAAAACTTCTTTTCAAACTTCCGCCTTTATCCGCTCTAACCCCCTACTCTTGCTTTCCCATAAATCAGACCTACAACAGAAAATGCCGAATGCATCGGACATGCTCTCAAGTTAAATGATTGCTTATGAAATTATCCAAGGGAAATCTCGTGTTTATATAACTTGTAATTCCTACATTCTAATCTCTTAAGTTGGCTGGAATGAACGAAAAAGGAACACTTGGGGGAACAATTAAAAGCTCGTTAGTAGTGAAATTGAAGCTTAATGGTCAAGCATTCCCAAGTGTGCTTCATCTCtgtttttaaaataagaaaatgatcaCAGGAGAATAAAAACCGAACTGGTAAATGCCTCAAGGTGGCCATCCTGAAAGATCTGGAACGAACTGAATCAAAACTGAACTCGTAAATAATGCCGAGTTACAAAAATGCACAAGAGATTGCATGCAGCCTATAAATTGTGaatgaccattgaaacttaagATGGATTGTATGTGGATTATGTATTTACATAAAAGATGAGCATAAAATTGTGCATGTGTTAAATCCATATCATATGGAATATTTAAGATAAAGTGGCGTAGAGACACTGTTAGTATGGTTCATATATGGAGAAAGAAGTTTCAACATACGTGTTGATGGAATCTGACGATCAGATCTTTCCACTGATGCTCTTTTCCTTTCTGCATACAACTCGGAAAATTGCTCTTCCAGGTAATGCTGAAGAACCAAACAAATGTTGGGGTATCCATTTGGATGCTCCAGTTGGCAAACTGGACATCTACATAGCTTGTCGCTAGGATTGATCACACAATTTTCACAATAAACTACAGAAGGAAAACAAGCATTGTAAGAAATGGAAAATGGAAACTTAAAGCAATCAACATAATAGTTGGAGGAATTTGAACTGACCATGGCCACAATTAAGAACTACAGGTTTGCATAACAACAGCTTGCAGATACCACAAAGCAAATCTGTAATAACCACCTGCTTTTCGCTTGCACTGGTATGTTCATCAGCAAA
This DNA window, taken from Solanum dulcamara chromosome 3, daSolDulc1.2, whole genome shotgun sequence, encodes the following:
- the LOC129883256 gene encoding E3 ubiquitin-protein ligase PRT1: MENGEENLEDIQIEEIPDEFQCCVCLEILYKPVVLGCGHIACFWCIFKAMNIWRESHCPICRHPYHHFPSLCRLMHSLLVKLYPLASARRVKQVAEEEKEVGYCSPEFDDDLSESRCKTDLVPNTASPHSVSSHKCGSVGEGEHSSIVVSLDTVVPATSSSETNKDAMSKNLNFADEHTSASEKQVVITDLLCGICKLLLCKPVVLNCGHVYCENCVINPSDKLCRCPVCQLEHPNGYPNICLVLQHYLEEQFSELYAERKRASVERSDRQIPSTRNQDEAAGCKSLPKFDLSAWLTGGGPQIHFGVGCDYCGMCPIVGERYKCKDCKEKIGFDLCEGCYKSSSKLPGRFNQQHTPEHQFELIQPLQVRNVVLRLPPERFDEDGSSEFEYGETRSLELHSLEEDSSETNSPPDDLRDDQVGNISSNGTGADQGGRESADTD